The window tgtcatgTAATCTTATTTCTTCTTAATCCACTGTAGGTCCTGGTACAGGAAATGGTTTAGAATCTCTCCTACAATTATTTCCTCTCTTTCTTATTGTTTCTGTGATCGCTACGATGGGAATGACGAGTCCTAGTACAACAACTGCTGTAAATTGCAATTGTCAATGTGATGTAACTTTACCTCCAACAACCCAATCCTCACCAACGACAACAACAAACAGTACGTATTGTTGACAACACAGTTATCTATCTTTAAGTGAATGTTAATAGATGGAAACGTTTTATTATTTCTATCTTGTTACCCTTTATGTAGTATTATATTGTCCTCAGTGCGATATACACTTGAATTATTTTGGTAATACATTTCTGGTGCGTCTATAGAAATCATACACAAACATTGCTATAGATAGTAAATTTGCATTGTCAATCAGATTTATTGCAAATACATTTGAATATGTATATCCGCCTCTTTTAAAGTAGGCACTTACATTGTAAGCAACACAACACTTTCGTGTTACTacgtctttaattttctatattgtaTGGTGTGTaatgtttgtttgtctttatgattgttaatgttttatttgtcttgacattgttatttttttggACTTACAAGTTTAAATACCACTTGGTTTTGTCGTCAGCCTCTCTTTTACAAATGCCTCCCTCAAAATGAATTGGTATAAAATTGGAAGTAAAAGTACCTTGAACTGTCCTTGCTCAGTCAATGATACAGTTTCCGAAAGTAGAAcgtttttaacattttcattatcTCGTTGTTGCACAAACAGTGCTCCCAACATGCTAGAATAGTTCATACAATGCTAGGACATATCTGTACTACTGTATATTAAGGTAGCGTTCATATAACCTAACATCATCGTCTATACATCATTCGTGTATCTTATTTCGACTTGTATTGTTGTGTTTCGTCTATCGTATGGTTAGATTTTATTTCATGAATATCTAGTACTGGTTAAAACATTTGAGACTCAGAAACCTTTCTGATTtggttacatttatatatataatttaaaggtATAACAAACACGGGTTCCTCCACctattttgttttacttataCTTCGAATTTGACATAAGTGGTCATCTCAGTACTAAAATCTaagacaaaagagacgattttagttttgaaattatCCTTTTTTTCACATTTAGTAACAATATATCAACTTTAATTGCAATTGGATAaacatttaataacttttttggtCTTGAAGAGATAGTAGCTGCCAGGCAAACTTTATAAAATGCCACCAATGTCtcagcagaaaattgatgaactaGAGTTATTTCAAAGAACGTcttccgtatcaacttcataaCTAATACATGGTGGTCTTGAAATATAGACTCTAGGATATAACGTTGGGTGTCGTCTTAACATTTTGTATTGTGTTGTAGTGGTCTTTACtttgtctttgaaattttaaagtaTTAACCTTTATTGTTTTGACAATGTTTAGTCACAACTTTTTGACATGTCGCGGAACTTATAAATCCCGGTATTGTGTTACTGTTCTATGGTATTTTGTTGTATTCTTGTCTATCAATTTTTGATCATATGCCTCtccttatatttttttgttttccttgTCGACATGTTTGTTTTAACtaaggaatattttagaataggaagttatatgaataaaaacacaaCCATTCGGATTAAATCAGACCTAGGTTTTTATTGGGTTCTTGTTGATTAgactttattttacattgtcttatcggggccttttatagctaactatgtggtatgggctttgctcattgttgaaggccgtacggtgacctataattgttaatgtctgtgtcattttggtctcttgtggacagttgtctcattggcaatcatatcctatcttcctttttataatttagttttctttgtttgtttttatattatgtttttttttatcttctttacAATAGCGTTGTCGGCttattttcaacactttaaatctTTACGTCCCTTGTATTATATATTGTGCCTATCCTTTGTcgtaaaaaaaagattaaaagcatttgttataaaatttgcaACACTTTAAATCTTTACGTCCCTTGTATTATATCTTTTGCCTATACTTTGTcgtaaaaaaagattaaaagcatttgttataaaaattaagCTTTAAACCCTGAGTGTGCTTAACGTTTTCacgatatctttatttatgtttcttattgttttaatacttcaaaaaataattttgtcatattaataGCACCTTGTGTTCCAACAAGTTGTCCTCCTGAGTATATGTTGCTTCCTGACGAAAATGTTAGTCCGAATTGTTACCTGTATAgcggaaatgaaaatcgaaaatcCTGGGATGAAGCTAGAGTGAGTAAAATTGGATATAACAGAAATGTAAACTCGCTACTTAGTTTAAAATAGATATTGGAATATTTCAAATAGGTCCAACATTTTGTTGTCTTGTGAAAAATACTTTCCGATAATTGTTCTCTAACAAAAGTGGTAATTTTGCGACGACAGTGAAAACATCGACTTTGAGTCTACTGTTACGTCAATACAAAACTACtcaatcaaataaaggcaacagtagtataccgctgttcaaaactcgtaaatcgatggacaaaaaacataatcggggttacaaactaaaactgagggaaacgcattcaAAGCCGTGAATATGTCACAAGAATGAATCTGACACAATTGGTAACATAACACAATGGACGCGTTCTGATATTTGACTATCTAAGACTGTGTGTTAAAGATCTAAACATATTGTAATGGTCAATAAAAACGTGGTGGTGATCGTAAAACGTGTGTAGCGGTTATGTTAGTTCCTTATTTGAGCATTGTTTGTGTGAAAAGCGTAACAAGCTTATTAAGTCCAAATTGTATGAACATGCACGACAGCCAGGAATCAATGAGATATGTATACACTTGacgattgatgcagtggtatagTACTGCTAAGACACATTATATTGATAATTTGGGAGTTGAA of the Mytilus galloprovincialis chromosome 8, xbMytGall1.hap1.1, whole genome shotgun sequence genome contains:
- the LOC143043821 gene encoding uncharacterized protein LOC143043821 — protein: MGMTSPSTTTAVNCNCQCDVTLPPTTQSSPTTTTNTPCVPTSCPPEYMLLPDENVSPNCYLYSGNENRKSWDEARRTCSMTPGAFLWNANTKKEAVAVRNRFSIARGDPLWSGGKKDSNGKFVFEIDNTELVYDQENIPFGSNNKILDN